Proteins encoded by one window of Moorella humiferrea:
- the murJ gene encoding murein biosynthesis integral membrane protein MurJ has protein sequence MTAKNDVKVARPAGTPVARMARAAGIVLILNLLSRVLGFARDASIAACFGAGPATDAYLVAYTIPYFLQTILGMAFVTVLVPVITAYLVQGDRGEAWDVASAAGNWTFLLMTLLALGGILSAPWLVKILAPGFNGPVYNLTVQLTRIMFLSLPFMGTGMLVSGILNAGYIFTSPALAPAVSNIIIIATALLAGRVFGITGLAAGTVLSFVAFMVIQLPDLPRIGFRYKLHLLSWHPAIRQVGRHLLPVSLSLAVTQVYLATNRFFASHLVAGSITALDFGNRLVTLPLGIFVASVTTAIFPSLAEQAARQNRREMAHLIDRGLGLVVITIIPAAAGLIFLREPLVRLLFERGAFETRASAMTATAVFFYSLGLLAQAMHPILTRAFYALQEVTVPVTTGLLSVALNFLFSCLLVPFLGHGGLALANSLAASIYAFMLYIILYRRLPELGARPLLGNLARTCLAAAVMGILIGTASGWLGLQSSTQSTLGLLTGTAALIAAGVLTFWVMALLLRIEEVDYVTAMLRRRLRRLG, from the coding sequence ATGACAGCCAAAAACGACGTTAAAGTTGCCCGGCCTGCCGGAACCCCTGTGGCCCGTATGGCCCGGGCGGCCGGTATCGTCCTTATATTAAATTTATTGAGCCGTGTACTGGGTTTTGCCCGTGACGCAAGCATTGCTGCCTGTTTCGGCGCCGGACCGGCGACCGACGCCTACCTGGTGGCCTACACCATTCCCTATTTCCTCCAGACCATCCTGGGTATGGCCTTTGTTACCGTTTTAGTACCGGTGATTACGGCCTATCTGGTGCAGGGCGACCGCGGGGAGGCCTGGGATGTTGCCAGCGCCGCCGGCAACTGGACGTTTTTGCTAATGACACTGCTGGCCCTGGGGGGGATCCTCTCGGCTCCCTGGCTCGTCAAGATCTTGGCCCCGGGATTTAACGGGCCCGTTTATAACCTGACGGTGCAATTAACCCGGATCATGTTTCTCTCCCTGCCTTTTATGGGCACGGGCATGCTTGTCAGCGGGATTTTAAATGCCGGTTATATTTTTACGTCACCGGCCCTGGCCCCGGCGGTAAGCAATATCATTATCATCGCCACCGCTCTGCTGGCGGGGCGTGTTTTCGGCATCACCGGTCTGGCCGCAGGTACGGTGCTGAGTTTCGTCGCCTTCATGGTGATTCAGCTTCCCGATTTACCGCGTATAGGTTTTCGTTACAAGTTGCATCTGCTCTCCTGGCATCCTGCCATCCGTCAGGTGGGACGCCATCTTTTACCGGTTTCCCTGAGCCTGGCGGTGACGCAAGTTTATCTGGCTACCAATCGCTTTTTTGCCTCCCATTTGGTGGCCGGTAGCATAACTGCCCTTGATTTCGGCAATCGCCTGGTAACTTTGCCTCTGGGGATTTTTGTGGCTAGCGTCACCACGGCCATCTTCCCATCCCTGGCGGAACAGGCGGCCCGGCAGAACCGCCGGGAAATGGCCCATCTGATCGATCGGGGACTGGGTTTGGTAGTTATAACTATTATTCCGGCGGCCGCCGGTCTTATCTTTCTGCGGGAACCCCTGGTGCGCCTGCTCTTTGAGCGGGGCGCCTTTGAAACCCGGGCCTCGGCCATGACGGCTACGGCGGTTTTCTTTTATTCCCTCGGTCTCCTGGCCCAGGCCATGCATCCTATCCTCACGCGGGCCTTTTATGCCCTGCAGGAGGTAACCGTACCGGTGACGACGGGACTTCTGTCGGTAGCCTTAAACTTTCTTTTCAGCTGCCTGTTGGTGCCTTTTCTGGGCCACGGCGGTCTGGCCCTGGCCAATTCTCTGGCGGCTTCTATCTATGCTTTTATGCTCTATATTATCCTCTACCGCCGTTTACCCGAGCTTGGGGCAAGGCCTTTGCTGGGCAATTTGGCGCGCACCTGCCTGGCGGCCGCAGTCATGGGAATTTTAATCGGTACAGCCTCCGGGTGGCTGGGCCTTCAGTCCTCGACCCAATCTACCCTGGGTTTGCTGACGGGTACGGCGGCGTTGATAGCGGCCGGAGTACTTACCTTCTGGGTTATGGCCCTGCTCTTGCGGATAGAAGAAGTCGATTATGTTACCGCCATGCTCCGACGCCGCCTGCGCCGCCTCGGGTAG
- the fabZ gene encoding 3-hydroxyacyl-ACP dehydratase FabZ → MDLVAIQEILPHRYPFLLVDRILEVEAGRRAVGQKNVSGNEWYFSGHFPGRPVMPGVLIIEALAQVGAVALLSVPDFRGRVVLFGGMDGVRFRRQVIPGDVLRLETEIIKLKGRVGKGYGRAWVENELAAEGELLFAVGEKLPD, encoded by the coding sequence ATGGATCTGGTTGCCATCCAGGAGATTTTACCCCACCGTTATCCCTTTTTACTGGTGGACCGCATTCTGGAGGTAGAGGCCGGCCGGAGGGCCGTGGGCCAGAAAAACGTCAGCGGCAACGAATGGTATTTTAGCGGTCATTTTCCCGGAAGGCCGGTAATGCCCGGGGTGTTGATTATAGAAGCCCTGGCCCAGGTCGGGGCGGTGGCCCTTTTGAGCGTGCCGGATTTTCGGGGACGGGTCGTCCTTTTTGGCGGTATGGACGGGGTTCGTTTCCGCCGCCAGGTCATCCCCGGAGACGTCCTGCGTTTGGAAACGGAGATTATCAAGCTTAAGGGGCGCGTAGGCAAGGGATACGGTCGCGCTTGGGTGGAAAATGAACTGGCGGCCGAAGGAGAACTGCTTTTTGCCGTAGGTGAAAAGTTGCCGGATTAA
- a CDS encoding glycosyltransferase family 4 protein yields MHVLALILAGAVSFGLTPLLCRLAPRLGAVDKPDARKIHRGLMPRLGGVAIYAGFVAAFCFLGYRESEYTGLFLGGTLIMLVGLVDDIKNISPRLKLLGQIAAAALLVAFGVRVEFLTNPFDGLLMLGKLAVPVTIFWIVGVTNALNLVDGLDGLAAGTSFIAAVTIAVVAWLNGEGEVALLSLALAASVLGFLPFNFHPARTFMGDCGSMFLGFNLASLAVIGLTKSATVISLFIPVVILGLPILDTFLAIVRRLYNHRPIFAPDKGHLHHCLLAQGLTQRQAVAVIYLVNACLGASAVLLTRLTTDQGVLILVGLAVLILLGCDRLGVLGKRRVPRIKTRHNSLPML; encoded by the coding sequence GTGCATGTTCTGGCCCTAATCTTAGCGGGGGCGGTTAGTTTTGGCCTTACGCCATTGCTCTGCCGACTAGCTCCGCGCCTGGGGGCCGTAGATAAACCCGACGCCCGTAAAATTCACCGCGGGCTTATGCCCCGTCTGGGGGGGGTGGCCATATACGCCGGGTTTGTGGCGGCCTTTTGTTTTCTCGGCTACCGGGAGAGCGAATATACCGGCCTTTTTTTAGGCGGCACCTTGATTATGCTGGTGGGGCTGGTTGATGACATTAAAAACATTAGCCCGCGGCTGAAATTATTGGGTCAGATCGCCGCGGCGGCCCTTCTGGTGGCCTTCGGCGTGAGGGTGGAGTTTCTCACCAACCCCTTTGACGGCCTCCTCATGCTGGGAAAACTGGCCGTCCCGGTTACTATTTTTTGGATAGTAGGCGTCACCAATGCTTTAAACCTGGTGGACGGCCTTGATGGTCTGGCTGCAGGCACTTCCTTTATTGCCGCCGTTACCATAGCCGTAGTGGCCTGGCTGAACGGGGAAGGGGAGGTCGCCCTTTTATCCCTGGCCCTGGCGGCCAGCGTCCTGGGCTTTCTGCCCTTCAACTTCCATCCGGCGCGCACCTTTATGGGCGATTGCGGTTCTATGTTTTTAGGCTTTAACCTGGCGTCCCTGGCCGTAATCGGCCTTACCAAGAGCGCTACGGTGATTTCCCTTTTTATTCCGGTGGTTATCCTGGGCCTTCCCATCCTCGATACCTTTTTGGCCATTGTGCGGCGCCTCTATAATCATCGACCTATCTTTGCGCCCGATAAAGGGCACCTGCATCACTGCCTATTGGCCCAGGGGTTGACCCAGCGCCAGGCCGTCGCTGTCATTTATTTGGTCAACGCTTGCCTCGGGGCCAGCGCCGTGCTCCTGACGCGGTTGACGACGGATCAGGGCGTCCTTATCCTGGTCGGTCTGGCGGTGTTGATCCTGTTGGGGTGCGACAGGCTGGGCGTCCTTGGCAAAAGGCGCGTTCCCCGGATCAAAACGCGACATAATTCTTTGCCCATGCTTTGA
- a CDS encoding DUF421 domain-containing protein codes for MDYIEVFLQTILAFAAILIYTRILGKQQIGQLTFFEYINGITFGSIAAVLATDISPKSTGLHFLGLTLFAFLTWAAGYIALVSRPARKLISGEPTVVVHNGKILEGNMKKMRYNFDELAMQLRQKNVFDIADVEYAILEPDGDLSVLLKSQKRPLTPADLQLPTQYEGIPTELVMDGEVLFQNLKQNNLDEKWLIQQLQSQGVQDLSQVDYAVLRSDGSLYINLKQDNLVNPVDITDAPENPIKKTNNN; via the coding sequence TTGGATTACATCGAGGTTTTTCTCCAGACTATCCTGGCCTTTGCCGCCATCCTTATTTACACCCGGATTCTGGGTAAGCAGCAGATAGGTCAGCTTACTTTTTTTGAGTACATTAACGGCATCACCTTCGGCAGCATCGCCGCCGTTTTGGCCACGGACATAAGCCCCAAAAGTACGGGTCTGCATTTTCTCGGCCTCACCCTCTTTGCCTTCTTGACGTGGGCGGCCGGCTATATTGCCCTGGTCAGTCGCCCGGCCCGTAAGCTGATTTCCGGCGAGCCCACGGTAGTGGTGCATAACGGTAAAATCCTGGAAGGAAATATGAAAAAAATGCGGTATAATTTTGATGAGCTGGCCATGCAGCTGCGGCAGAAAAATGTCTTTGATATCGCCGATGTCGAGTACGCCATCCTGGAACCCGACGGCGACCTCAGCGTTTTATTGAAGTCCCAGAAACGCCCCCTGACGCCTGCCGACCTCCAGCTGCCTACCCAGTATGAGGGGATACCGACAGAACTGGTTATGGATGGCGAGGTCCTTTTCCAAAACCTTAAACAAAACAACCTGGATGAAAAGTGGCTCATCCAGCAGCTTCAGTCCCAGGGGGTCCAGGACCTCAGCCAGGTGGATTACGCCGTATTAAGGAGCGACGGCTCCCTGTATATTAATTTAAAGCAGGACAATCTCGTTAATCCGGTGGACATTACGGATGCTCCGGAAAATCCCATAAAAAAGACAAATAACAATTAG
- a CDS encoding phosphoglucomutase/phosphomannomutase family protein gives MAIKFGTDGWRAVIAEEFTFANVRLVTQAVANYLRNARGTGEVIIGYDNRFLAPEFAAAVAEVLAGNGFTVYLPERAVPTPVTAWAVKKYRALGAVMLTASHNPPVYAGFKFIPDYAGPAVPAITAAIENEIAAVTGKEKIDSIELGKARQRGLIKELDPREDYLTYLEGIIDVDAIKKARLKVVVDPLYGAGIDYLDEFLQRAGCQVHTIHNHRDPLFGGGLPDPGVNGLKDLAWQVRDTGAEVGLALDGDADRFGVVDGDGTFLTANEVLYLVLAHLLEYRRFRGPVARTVATTHNLDRLAAAHDLRVIETPVGFKYIGEALRMHQCILGGEESGGLSIRGHIPEKDGILATALVAELLAVTGRGLKNILLDLQRRYDRLVSRRLDLEVTPEVKDRILNQLPSLSPAKIGGVPVTGRLTVDGVKFLLEDGSWVLLRPSGTEPLLRLYVEAPDEGRLQLLQEDMRSILRL, from the coding sequence ATGGCTATAAAATTTGGCACCGACGGGTGGCGGGCCGTTATAGCGGAGGAGTTTACCTTCGCCAACGTCCGCCTGGTCACCCAGGCCGTTGCCAACTATTTACGCAACGCCAGGGGAACAGGGGAAGTCATAATCGGTTATGATAATCGCTTCCTTGCCCCGGAGTTTGCGGCCGCAGTGGCGGAAGTGCTGGCGGGTAACGGTTTCACCGTATACCTGCCGGAGAGGGCGGTGCCGACGCCGGTGACGGCCTGGGCCGTGAAAAAATACAGGGCGCTGGGCGCCGTGATGCTTACGGCCAGCCACAATCCTCCCGTTTACGCAGGGTTCAAATTCATACCCGATTACGCCGGACCGGCCGTGCCGGCGATTACCGCGGCCATTGAAAATGAAATCGCCGCGGTGACTGGTAAGGAGAAAATCGATTCCATAGAGCTGGGCAAGGCGCGGCAAAGGGGCCTCATAAAGGAACTTGATCCCAGGGAAGACTATTTGACCTACCTGGAGGGGATTATTGATGTCGACGCTATAAAAAAGGCGCGGCTTAAGGTGGTAGTCGATCCCCTTTATGGTGCGGGCATCGATTACCTGGATGAGTTTCTGCAACGGGCAGGCTGCCAGGTACATACCATTCATAACCACCGCGACCCTTTGTTCGGCGGAGGCCTGCCCGACCCCGGCGTCAACGGTTTAAAAGATTTAGCGTGGCAGGTACGAGATACGGGTGCCGAAGTGGGGCTGGCCCTGGATGGCGATGCCGACCGCTTCGGGGTCGTCGATGGAGACGGCACCTTCCTCACGGCCAATGAAGTGCTTTACCTGGTCCTGGCCCACCTTCTTGAATACCGGCGTTTTCGGGGTCCTGTCGCGCGGACGGTAGCCACCACCCACAACCTTGACCGCCTTGCTGCCGCCCATGATTTAAGGGTTATCGAAACGCCGGTAGGCTTTAAATACATCGGCGAGGCTTTGCGGATGCACCAGTGCATCCTGGGCGGCGAAGAAAGCGGTGGGTTAAGTATCAGGGGCCATATTCCGGAAAAAGACGGGATCCTGGCCACGGCCCTCGTTGCCGAGCTTCTGGCAGTCACCGGGCGCGGCTTAAAAAACATTCTTTTGGATTTACAAAGACGCTACGACCGCCTGGTGAGCCGCAGGTTGGACCTGGAGGTGACTCCCGAAGTTAAAGACAGGATTTTAAATCAACTTCCTTCCTTAAGCCCCGCTAAGATCGGCGGCGTACCGGTCACCGGGCGCCTTACCGTGGACGGCGTCAAATTTCTCCTGGAGGACGGCAGCTGGGTCTTGCTGCGGCCGTCGGGCACCGAGCCGCTACTGCGGCTGTATGTAGAGGCGCCCGATGAAGGGCGCCTCCAACTCCTCCAGGAAGACATGCGGTCTATCCTCAGGCTTTAA
- a CDS encoding GGDEF domain-containing protein, which translates to MVERRSREGWLAGLILTVGGILLTLAGIQGPAVWAGLIWSVLNGAVLAVEAFRKKREWQYLLLILNLIIAGSWVALGEVIEITALPFFFFMPLWVPLYLGRRKAVVLGLIMAFGLMVLWDLQGGLAFNLHKVYLGCGWLLLGVFFYLAWNKVAGEAARVPSLMAEIERWRREYDLTRSILATVEQLALTDDLTGLFNFRYFEQSLERLLNSYHALNHLALVMLDVDHFKEINDQCGHLVGNRVLKELATILKEHTREQDIVTRFGGEEFAIILPGTGYQGAMQVAERIRRAVAGYHFNEGGKTVRLTVSAGIVVWPEDGTNKEELVARADFALYRAKIMGRNSVCPYRQVKEETGGG; encoded by the coding sequence ATGGTGGAACGGCGCAGCCGGGAGGGTTGGTTGGCAGGTTTAATCTTGACGGTCGGAGGTATTTTGCTAACCTTGGCCGGCATCCAGGGCCCGGCTGTCTGGGCGGGTTTAATTTGGAGCGTTTTAAATGGTGCGGTGCTGGCGGTTGAAGCCTTCCGGAAAAAGAGGGAGTGGCAGTATCTCTTATTAATCCTGAATTTAATCATAGCCGGCAGCTGGGTGGCGCTGGGAGAGGTTATCGAAATTACTGCTTTGCCCTTTTTTTTCTTTATGCCCCTTTGGGTTCCACTTTATCTGGGCCGGAGGAAGGCCGTCGTTTTGGGCTTGATAATGGCCTTCGGTCTGATGGTCCTCTGGGATTTGCAGGGAGGTTTGGCCTTTAACCTTCATAAGGTATATCTTGGGTGCGGTTGGCTGCTCTTAGGAGTTTTCTTTTACCTGGCCTGGAACAAGGTAGCGGGGGAAGCGGCCAGGGTTCCCTCCCTTATGGCCGAAATAGAGCGCTGGCGACGGGAATACGATTTAACCCGGTCCATTTTGGCGACGGTGGAACAATTAGCCTTAACGGATGATTTGACAGGCCTTTTCAATTTTCGTTATTTTGAGCAAAGCCTGGAACGGCTGCTCAATTCGTACCACGCCCTGAACCACCTGGCGTTGGTGATGCTGGATGTCGATCATTTTAAGGAGATTAACGATCAATGCGGCCATCTGGTGGGCAATCGGGTGTTGAAGGAACTGGCGACCATTTTAAAGGAACACACCCGGGAGCAGGACATAGTGACCCGGTTCGGCGGGGAGGAATTTGCCATAATTTTGCCGGGTACGGGCTATCAGGGTGCCATGCAGGTAGCGGAAAGGATTCGCCGGGCCGTGGCCGGGTACCATTTTAATGAAGGCGGGAAAACCGTACGACTGACGGTAAGTGCGGGTATTGTCGTCTGGCCGGAAGATGGAACTAATAAAGAAGAGTTGGTAGCCCGGGCCGACTTTGCCCTTTACCGCGCCAAAATCATGGGGCGCAACAGCGTCTGTCCCTATCGCCAGGTCAAGGAAGAAACCGGGGGAGGGTAA
- a CDS encoding helicase-related protein, protein MLLSYAPRFCWRGFVYLVWGDRGLKVGLSHKPGLDHAFWLRKGYRHFALLTPPLPLGTAFFLQEYLRRHLSGSAGPSFTVVRNLLNKARARLGLPPGPFTVTPFPEALPAPPPLELALVRKILSGRILWLEEIEEALAESKMGVTTPLEDILHWLYLAGQAEVIPGVGYGDDGEPRCRRCGQTTRLLTVACAACGSSDCLICEKCLTMGQSRRCRPLYARPAEERRLEVKALRQVEPRLKYELSPAQRDAYQEAAEFVLKGRDKECLLWAACGAGKTEVACGPIAAALGLGKTVLYACPRREVVRELQVRLRSFWPELEVLALYGGSTGKYGRADITLATTHQALRFYRRFDLVILDEVDAFPLSEDPMLYYAVERARREDGQILFMTATPPPALVARAKGRRIKVIYLPARHHGRPLPEPEVLRDPFLAPPGAGPLPRLLIACLEQTMAERARLLIFVPAVRLVDEVVTWLLRERSGEETCRVWVRGVTASHPQRDEVIDAFRRGDFPVLVATTVMERGITIPRLNVLVLYADEERVFTENALIQMAGRAGRAASYPKGRVWFLARRVSPAMAAARYRIREFNSMARRRGYLVEGKE, encoded by the coding sequence TTGTTGTTGAGCTACGCGCCCAGGTTTTGTTGGCGGGGGTTCGTTTATCTGGTATGGGGCGACCGGGGTCTTAAGGTGGGGCTCAGCCATAAACCCGGGCTGGATCATGCTTTTTGGCTGCGAAAGGGTTATCGTCATTTTGCGCTGTTGACGCCGCCTTTACCCTTGGGTACGGCCTTTTTTTTACAAGAATATCTTCGACGCCACCTTTCCGGTAGTGCCGGGCCTTCTTTTACCGTCGTCAGGAATCTGTTAAACAAGGCCCGGGCAAGGCTTGGCCTGCCGCCCGGGCCTTTTACCGTTACCCCCTTTCCCGAGGCCCTGCCGGCCCCGCCCCCGCTGGAGCTGGCCCTGGTGCGGAAAATACTGTCGGGGCGAATCCTCTGGCTGGAGGAAATTGAGGAAGCCTTGGCCGAAAGTAAGATGGGGGTCACGACGCCCCTTGAAGATATCCTGCACTGGCTCTATCTGGCCGGACAGGCGGAAGTAATCCCGGGGGTCGGTTACGGAGATGACGGCGAACCGCGCTGCCGGCGCTGCGGTCAAACGACCCGTCTGTTGACGGTGGCGTGCGCCGCCTGCGGCAGCAGCGACTGCCTCATATGCGAAAAATGCCTCACCATGGGGCAGTCCCGCCGCTGTCGACCCCTTTACGCCCGCCCTGCGGAGGAACGGCGGCTGGAGGTAAAGGCTCTCCGGCAGGTAGAGCCCCGACTGAAGTATGAACTAAGCCCCGCCCAAAGGGATGCCTACCAGGAAGCGGCGGAATTCGTCTTAAAGGGGCGGGACAAAGAATGCCTTCTGTGGGCCGCCTGCGGCGCCGGCAAGACGGAGGTGGCATGCGGTCCCATTGCCGCTGCCCTGGGCCTCGGGAAAACGGTTCTTTACGCCTGTCCCCGGCGAGAGGTCGTCCGGGAGCTGCAGGTAAGGCTCAGATCTTTTTGGCCGGAGCTGGAGGTTTTGGCCCTTTATGGCGGCAGCACCGGCAAATACGGCCGCGCCGATATTACCCTGGCGACGACCCACCAGGCCCTGCGTTTTTACCGCCGCTTCGATCTCGTCATCCTTGATGAAGTCGACGCCTTTCCCCTTTCTGAGGACCCCATGCTTTACTATGCCGTGGAACGGGCCCGCCGGGAAGACGGGCAGATCCTCTTTATGACGGCCACGCCGCCCCCCGCCCTGGTGGCCCGGGCAAAGGGCCGCCGAATAAAGGTTATATACCTGCCGGCGAGGCACCACGGTCGCCCCCTGCCGGAGCCGGAAGTTTTACGGGACCCGTTTTTAGCACCCCCTGGCGCCGGGCCCCTTCCGCGGTTACTGATTGCCTGTCTGGAACAGACCATGGCCGAAAGGGCACGGCTGCTTATATTTGTTCCCGCCGTCAGGCTGGTAGACGAAGTTGTTACCTGGCTTTTGCGGGAACGTTCGGGAGAGGAGACCTGCCGGGTCTGGGTGAGGGGCGTTACCGCCTCCCACCCCCAGCGCGATGAAGTAATAGACGCCTTCCGCCGCGGAGATTTTCCGGTGCTGGTGGCAACGACCGTTATGGAACGGGGCATCACCATTCCCCGTCTAAACGTCCTGGTCCTTTATGCCGATGAAGAAAGGGTTTTTACAGAGAACGCCCTGATCCAGATGGCCGGACGGGCCGGGCGGGCGGCCTCCTATCCCAAGGGCAGGGTTTGGTTTTTGGCCAGGCGCGTCAGCCCGGCCATGGCCGCGGCCCGATACCGGATTCGTGAATTTAATAGTATGGCCCGGCGGCGGGGGTATCTGGTGGAGGGGAAAGAATGA
- a CDS encoding ComF family protein gives MKWLFPRPSTCVWCGRPAPGHDFCSACRQQLKGWQEFYRPCLYCGRLLPKEGEKICGHCRQKPPPFTMARAAGPYQGLLKEMIWAFKYQGRLSLAAPLGRLLAQVVVAEMGSWRPELVVPVPLTPGRLKARSFNQAELLGRSLAAELGLAFDGSIISRTKETAPQINLSREKRWQNLAGAFQITVPEKTKGRRLLLVDDVLTTGATACACTGVLMKGGTTGVAVVTLATGIEKSFYFST, from the coding sequence ATGAAGTGGCTGTTCCCTCGGCCCAGTACCTGCGTTTGGTGCGGGCGTCCGGCCCCGGGACACGACTTTTGCAGCGCCTGCCGACAGCAGCTTAAAGGTTGGCAAGAATTTTACCGTCCATGCCTTTACTGCGGCCGTCTTCTGCCCAAGGAAGGGGAGAAGATATGCGGCCATTGCCGGCAGAAGCCACCCCCTTTTACCATGGCCCGGGCGGCAGGCCCCTACCAGGGGCTACTTAAAGAGATGATTTGGGCCTTTAAATATCAGGGTCGCCTCTCCCTGGCCGCCCCCCTGGGACGTCTGCTGGCTCAGGTCGTTGTCGCGGAAATGGGGAGCTGGCGCCCCGAACTGGTTGTACCCGTTCCCCTCACGCCGGGAAGGCTAAAGGCCCGTTCCTTTAATCAAGCTGAACTCCTAGGCCGCTCCCTGGCCGCGGAACTGGGACTGGCGTTTGATGGAAGTATAATTTCCAGGACAAAGGAGACGGCCCCCCAGATCAACCTTTCGCGGGAGAAACGCTGGCAAAACCTGGCCGGGGCCTTTCAAATAACGGTACCGGAGAAAACTAAAGGACGACGTCTTCTTTTGGTGGACGATGTCCTGACCACCGGCGCAACCGCCTGCGCCTGTACCGGGGTCCTTATGAAAGGCGGGACTACGGGTGTGGCGGTAGTTACCCTGGCCACCGGCATCGAAAAATCTTTTTATTTTTCTACATAA
- a CDS encoding cold-shock protein → MFGKVKWFSPEKGYGFIEKEDGSDVFVHFSAIQGEGFKTLVEGQAVEFDIVEGPRGPQAANVIKL, encoded by the coding sequence ATGTTCGGTAAAGTAAAATGGTTCAGTCCGGAAAAAGGCTACGGGTTTATTGAAAAAGAAGACGGAAGCGACGTTTTCGTGCATTTTTCCGCCATCCAGGGTGAGGGTTTTAAAACCCTGGTCGAAGGCCAAGCGGTGGAGTTCGATATTGTGGAAGGCCCCCGTGGTCCCCAGGCGGCCAATGTGATTAAACTGTAA
- the hpf gene encoding ribosome hibernation-promoting factor, HPF/YfiA family codes for MEIVIRGKNLQVTDALKQYITKRLSKIERYLEGVEEIQVNLAVNRDSHVVEVTIPLNGYLLRGEEATGDMYGSVDLVVEKLERQIEKYKTKLAKKLKNGTIKEPPVETREEENEPKLIRTKRFPIKPMAVEEAILQMNLLGHNFFVFSNAETEEVNVLYRRRDGNYGLIEPEY; via the coding sequence ATGGAAATTGTCATCCGCGGTAAAAACCTCCAGGTAACCGACGCCCTAAAACAGTACATTACCAAGAGGCTGAGCAAGATTGAACGTTACCTTGAAGGAGTGGAGGAAATCCAGGTCAATCTGGCGGTGAATCGGGATTCCCATGTGGTGGAGGTGACCATTCCCCTCAATGGTTATCTATTGCGGGGCGAAGAGGCCACCGGGGACATGTACGGTTCCGTAGACCTGGTGGTTGAGAAGCTGGAAAGGCAGATAGAAAAATATAAAACAAAGTTGGCTAAAAAGCTGAAGAACGGCACCATCAAAGAGCCGCCCGTCGAAACCCGGGAAGAAGAAAACGAACCGAAACTAATCAGGACCAAACGTTTTCCTATTAAACCCATGGCCGTGGAAGAAGCCATCCTGCAGATGAACTTATTAGGCCACAACTTTTTCGTCTTTTCCAATGCCGAAACGGAGGAAGTCAACGTCCTTTACCGCCGCCGGGACGGCAACTACGGTTTGATTGAACCGGAATATTGA